In Ananas comosus cultivar F153 linkage group 7, ASM154086v1, whole genome shotgun sequence, the sequence ATTATTCATGTCTATTTGTTTGTAATAAGAGAACAACTACCATTGACctttataaacaaaatttaccCATCAAAACTAAGGACCTTTACAAAACAAGTGGTGGGTCATGTGAATTATAAGGAACGTTGTTATTTTTAAGTTGACTAATAATGACTCCCTGTTAGCTGTCAACTCGATTAGACATTTGATGCTTCGGTGTGAGAAGAATATATAGCTTGTTTCAACAAGCGTATCTTAGcccttaaatttaatttttttttttttgggtctggCTTGGAAGTTCATCACCTCACTTCTATagcttaatttatttctttaatgaatgaaacagatagcatgctatattttttcttttttttttaaaaaaagttacccatatgagagagagagagagagagagagagagagagatagagaatgtaagatctctcctttttttttttttcttattcatttCATGTGCAAATtccaacattaaaaaaaaaaaaaaaaacaatactaATAACTGCCAATCAAAATACACCCCTTCCTTTTCACTATAAAGGTGCTTCTTTAAGCAACTACATAACCTTAATAACAGCATCAGAAATTTGCTAGACAAGCTCAGATCCCACAGTCAGGTCATCTAACTAGCCCCTTTGTATCTGTACCACTTTGCGCAGATCACAAAATAAACCAAGTTTAAGACCCCGATCGCCGCGATTAACAAGTAAAAGAAGTCCAATCTCCCCTCATTAAGATCCTGGGCCAACCAATTCCTCCCCCCCTTCACTCCTGTGGTCTTGTGAACAATTGTCACCAGAAACCCACTCAAGTAGTTCCCCCCTGCCAGGTTCAAAAAGGCCAGAGACCCAGCCACACTCCTCATGTGCTCAGGGAACTCCTTGTAGTAGAACTCTATCTGGCTGATCAAGTTAAATGCCTCAGACACCCCCAGAATCATCAATTGTGGCACCATCCAAAGGCTGTGCATTGAGGAGATTGCTCCCCCGCCGGCCGACAGGCCGAGAGTCGGGTGGTGCAGCGCCACGCTCCTCCGCTTCGCCTCGATCGCCGCCGACATGATCATCGCGATGATCGAGAGGAATATCCCGATCCCCATCCGGTGGAGGAGCGAGATTCCGTCCTCTCTCTTCGTCATCCTCCGGAGCCAGGGCACCAGCAGGCGGTCGTAGATCGGTATCCATATCGTCTGCGCCAGCATGGAGAACACGGTGAACGAGGCGGCGGGGATCTCGAAGTGGTCGTCGCCGAGGTGCCTGTCGGACTGGAGGGCCGACAGGACGACGTAGGTCGACTGCTGCACGACCGCGACGTAGTAGATTATGCCGGTCGACCAGACGGGGATGATTCGGAGCAAGCATTTCACCTCTTCGACTTGCTGCAAGCTGCATAGCTTCCACGGGTTCGCGGCGAAGCCGTTCGGTTTTATTTCGTCGGCGGGAGTTATGATCGCAGCTTTGTCGAGAAATCTGGATCAATTAAAGCGTAGCAGAAGAGATATAATCAGATGTTTAATAGAACAAAAATAGAAACGTATTCTGCCAATGACAATTTAAGCCGGTTGGCTTAATTTGAAAATGATGTGTGTACGTAAAACCCTTGAATTAGGGCTTAGAGCATATCCGGGCCAATTTAAAAGCCCATTTCTAAATACGTTGCCGCGTTTTATATTACTCCATTGCATCCCCCTCTGCGTTTGAGTGGTGGGCAACGAAATCTTGTAGTTTAAGAGGTACAATTTTCAAGGGGGtaaattgaaaatattgatAACTTGAGGGGGTTTCGTGCAATTTAGCCCGCAAAAACTGGTTTGCATTCTGTACCTGAACTGGTCAGTGTGTTGAAGCTTGGTCACTAGTAAGCTAAGATGTGGTGGATCAAAGAGGGCCTGTTTTGGATCCTTGGGCTGCTTCAGTTTTCGCTTGCTAATGCACGCCGCGACTACCTGCACGATGCTCGTGAACGGGCTCCCCTCAGGCCGGACCTTCACGTAGATCCTCGAGCCCATGAAGAAGATCACGCAGGCAATGAACATGAGGATGGTGGGGATGCCGAGGCCGATGGACCAGCTGACGGCGCTCTGAACGTAGATGATCACGGTCGCGGAGATCATTATCGCGAAGGTGAACGTGAAGTAGTACCAGTTGAAGAAGCTGTTGATGCCCCGCTTGCCCGACTCCGTGTGCGGGTCGAACTGGTCTGCACCGAACGGCATGCTGCAGGGCCGGATGCCGCCCGCGCCCACCACCAAGAAGGCGAAGGCCGCGAAGAGGACCGACGTTTGATACGGAGTTGCACGAAGGCACGTCGCACCTGGGGCGCAGCTCGGGGGATGCAAGCCGGCAACGGCGGCCGTGAGGGTGAGTATGAACATGCCCTGCAACAACATAGAGTCTTTTCTTGTAAGAACCAAATTTATAACTCTCAATTGCGACTCAAACTTACAATAATACCCTAAATGCTTCTGCCCAGTTATTAATTCTAATGTGTTCATCGTTTATAAATCTCTCACATTTCATATACTTTCTCTATTTTAGATTCGAATATTCTCGTCAATTTGATCATACACATAGCCTAATATTATCGGACAATATGACGCGTAGCTCACATTTTCGATTGGTGAATCTCTTTTGATACTAATTATAATGACCTAGCCCATTAGTgctaataactcgttgggtatAAACTACTATTCCAAACTATGTTAAATTCAGTTATTAATTCTGATGTGTCCGTCATATATGTAAGCTCCTTGCACTCCATATTTTAGTGCTAGTCATTAAACATGATTACTAACATGCATTTATATTAggttaaacttaaatttatattgctattctctttttcccttttgaaatttatatagatattccttttttttatttctcttttatttgtcaCAAGAATTAGCTCTTAAGCTCTAGAACTCAAATTTTTACTGATCTTAGTATAAGTACATTTCATAGAACGTTTTTGGAAACATTTATTATAGTAATCtgcaaattaaaatctaatttgttaaatatattttatgatactcaaaatatctatatattaaaaaattataaatattaaagaaCGATTCTTAGATATCAaacaatgattttttttataacgtTAATTTTGACAACTACAGGCATTACTTGATGCCAaggtaataaatttttattttttttttgtttatatatatatatatatatcttataaaaTGAaccgctgaaaataaaaattttataaaaaatggaaggctaaaaacaaaaattttataaaaaatggacGGCTAAAATATggacgagtagcctcaaaatgaatggctaaaaataaaaactttataaaccataatgataaaagacttaaattttaaatcagaaatattgattttactattggtgttaagtaaaattttctattagagtttcatgtaatttatattattttacatcactgaacttaaaaatgtgccatTTTGAtcgttaaaatagttatttttaagatctcttgatcacttggtaaataatatcgaaaaattataaaatttggtttttagatagcTTCTACAGCGTAGATTATGGCTAATAGAGCAGATTGTCGAATTGGATATtcgatcatcaaaaataaattacaagtatggagacctccgtgctttcGGAAGCACAGGAGAcatactttctctctctctctctctatatatatatataaacttttcaaatattgtacattatatttatgcaattaaattttaatttgaaatattaatcaTCCATATTAAGTATAATAGTTTCCTAAAAGCCAGAAAGACAACAGGATTTATAATTCTTCACTGCAATCAGAATCTAACAGAGATTTACGGCTCTAAAATGAGATGTCTTTTTTGTcacaattattatataaaaataataatatttaatcaaatattttcacACTATATAAAAGCGTAACATAAAGTTgcttaaaaatataactttagattaaaattattattattatatcatctctaattagattctttattatattattttcgcaaAAAATAGCCAAGGGAGGGATATACCCTTGGACAAAATCCTCCTCTTTTAAAGCCTTTTCCATTACAACCAAAACCCATTGAATTGTGGGTGTTCACTGTTAAAATCCCCAAATTGCCCTTGGGAATAATATATGTGGCCCATGTACCTTGGGTGCATGTGAGGTTGGTAGCAAAGTGAGGTTTTGATCCATCACTTTCTTAGCTGTCCTAGCACAAACTTCAATATCATAATgtttcaattattatatattcaaacATATGATTTTATCTAATAAGACAGTAGAACTTAATCCTACccaattattttcgatgataaagagGAGTTCACATTAGCGATCGACACCGTCAAATATGATCTAACATTTTAAAGGATCTTAAAATCGAATTtcataatctttaaaattttctctttaaGACATCAAAAGATCATAGTATGGACGCTTAATGATAAAGAATATTGTAAAAACAAAGGTTCAAATTTCTCAATACAAAATTGAACCTGTCATGTATGTTTAAGAtagtgaaaatattttttctttcagaaATTCAAGGCGCGTCGATCATGAAATAAGTAACTTTTAAAATGAATCAAATTCGATTTTCAGACATTGCATATGCTGTAGATTATTTTTAACAGTATCGGTCGCTACTAAATGGACTTTTAAAAGGAATCAAATATTAGCTTAATAGGAATCAAATTCGACTTTTTTGTCACTACCAAATGGACAAACCACCAACCTTAGCTTAATAGGAAAACGTGGGCATTAGAATGAATTGCCACCAAATATTAACATTATATTaagtaaaaattgaaatttttattttttatataatatatagaaggTGTTTTTAACCCATCAACTTAAACTTTTGAGTTATTGTTTTTAGTTCtttaattcttaattaattCTTTGTGTGTGGAGCTAGTCAAAGTTGAgggcttttttttatttatttaatcacaAATTGCCACAAAACAACAAGCTACGACTAATAAACCAAAATCTCGTGTACTACACTTCACTGAGTgggagaaaaatatattattttattacattaaattaaaagtgaaaaaattaataaataaaagaaaacgtAGAGCCGTGTATTGACACGATTGACTCAATCCACAAGCCACGTGCCACGTGCCACGTTGTAGGCTAAGTATTATCTTAAGACCCATTAATATTGCTTTTATCTTCTAATTAAAACctagattatttatttattttcctctcttttttggGGACATCAATATATAGATATGCAAGATTTAGTAGCTTAATTATGAGCGTATAGAT encodes:
- the LOC109712836 gene encoding protein NRT1/ PTR FAMILY 2.11-like — protein: MAAAGDEGKAVEKLESGGAAADVGDATAAVAAAGGGVKYRGWGAMPYIIGNETFEKLGTLGTSSNLLVYLTAVFHMPSVDAAALLNAFNGTTSLAPIAGAFLSDAFLGRYSTLAFASIASLLGMFILTLTAAVAGLHPPSCAPGATCLRATPYQTSVLFAAFAFLVVGAGGIRPCSMPFGADQFDPHTESGKRGINSFFNWYYFTFTFAIMISATVIIYVQSAVSWSIGLGIPTILMFIACVIFFMGSRIYVKVRPEGSPFTSIVQVVAACISKRKLKQPKDPKQALFDPPHLSLLVTKLQHTDQFRFLDKAAIITPADEIKPNGFAANPWKLCSLQQVEEVKCLLRIIPVWSTGIIYYVAVVQQSTYVVLSALQSDRHLGDDHFEIPAASFTVFSMLAQTIWIPIYDRLLVPWLRRMTKREDGISLLHRMGIGIFLSIIAMIMSAAIEAKRRSVALHHPTLGLSAGGGAISSMHSLWMVPQLMILGVSEAFNLISQIEFYYKEFPEHMRSVAGSLAFLNLAGGNYLSGFLVTIVHKTTGVKGGRNWLAQDLNEGRLDFFYLLIAAIGVLNLVYFVICAKWYRYKGAS